A part of Bacteroides sp. genomic DNA contains:
- a CDS encoding 4Fe-4S dicluster domain-containing protein, which translates to MAHHNTIKANNYHNLAERLNKFPQGAPPTELLFKILKILFSEREAQLVSMLPIKPFTDQRAAAIWKLPLNDARAILNDLADRGILLDHENNGVTSYSMPPPMAGFFEFSLMRYRNDIDQKTLSELFYQYLNVEEDFIKNLFLDGETQLGRTFVNEGVLSNENALHVLSYERASEVIKTASHIGIGICYCRHKMEHMGRNCEAPMEICMTFNKPAESLIRHKIARQVDVAEGLDLLQLAHENNLVQFGENVQESVGFICNCCGCCCEALIAARKFGFMNPVETTNFIPEINESGCTGCGKCVKLCPIEAMTLVSASDPHNPKKMKAKLDADQCIGCGVCLRGCKPEILKLKLRKQRVITPVNSVHRVVLMAIERGKLQNLIFDNQVLLNHRAMAAVLGAILKLPPAKQLLASQQFRSRYLLALIKKFN; encoded by the coding sequence ATGGCACATCACAACACCATCAAGGCCAACAACTATCACAATCTGGCTGAGCGGCTCAACAAATTTCCGCAGGGAGCGCCGCCTACCGAGCTGCTTTTTAAGATCCTGAAAATTCTTTTCTCGGAAAGGGAGGCACAACTGGTGTCGATGCTTCCAATAAAACCATTTACCGACCAAAGAGCAGCCGCCATCTGGAAACTGCCCCTGAACGATGCAAGGGCCATACTCAACGACCTGGCAGATCGCGGCATTCTTTTGGATCACGAAAACAATGGCGTAACCTCATACTCCATGCCACCGCCCATGGCCGGGTTTTTCGAGTTTTCGCTTATGCGCTACCGAAACGACATTGACCAGAAAACCCTCTCCGAGCTGTTTTATCAATACCTTAATGTGGAGGAGGATTTTATTAAAAACCTTTTCCTTGATGGTGAAACCCAACTGGGCAGGACTTTTGTAAACGAAGGGGTGCTGTCGAACGAAAACGCCCTGCATGTGCTGAGCTATGAAAGGGCCTCCGAGGTAATCAAGACTGCATCCCACATTGGCATAGGCATATGCTACTGCCGGCACAAAATGGAGCATATGGGAAGGAATTGTGAAGCTCCAATGGAGATCTGCATGACCTTTAACAAACCAGCCGAGTCACTGATACGGCATAAAATTGCCCGGCAGGTCGATGTTGCCGAAGGACTAGACTTGCTCCAACTGGCACACGAAAACAACCTGGTGCAGTTTGGCGAAAATGTTCAGGAAAGCGTGGGGTTTATTTGCAATTGCTGCGGGTGTTGCTGCGAAGCCCTTATTGCCGCCCGCAAGTTTGGCTTCATGAACCCGGTGGAGACTACAAATTTTATTCCTGAAATAAATGAATCAGGCTGTACCGGTTGCGGAAAATGCGTTAAGCTTTGCCCCATTGAAGCCATGACACTGGTTAGCGCCAGCGATCCCCACAACCCCAAAAAAATGAAGGCCAAACTCGATGCAGATCAATGTATTGGCTGCGGGGTATGCTTAAGAGGTTGCAAGCCCGAAATCCTGAAGCTTAAGCTTCGCAAGCAAAGGGTTATTACCCCTGTAAACTCAGTGCACAGGGTGGTGCTTATGGCCATCGAACGGGGCAAGTTACAAAACCTGATTTTCGACAACCAGGTGCTGCTAAACCACCGGGCCATGGCTGCCGTGCTTGGTGCCATCCTGAAGCTTCCCCCCGCAAAACAATTGCTCGCCAGCCAGCAATTCAGATCAAGATACCTTTTAGCGCTGATAAAAAAGTTCAACTAA